Genomic DNA from Betaproteobacteria bacterium:
TCCACCAGCGGGAGGCGACCAGTACGCTCGAGCATTATGCGCGAAGCGCCGCCCATGCACGATTTCCGACAGCAGATTCGGCTCTTGTGACTGCCGGGCCGCTTGTCCCCTGGAGGCGGTCAGGGGCCGGGTGCACTTGCGGCGCAGAACTCGTCGAACGAGAGCCGATCGTTGAGATCGTCGTCGAGCCTCTTCCAGCTGGCGGTCGTCTCGGCCGACTTCCTCGCCTCGTCGCGGGTGATGTAGCCGTCCCGGTTCGCGTCGAGGATGCGGAACATGGACGTGCATCTGGCAAGGGTGGAGTCTCCAATCACCATGGGATCGACGTAGGGTCGCGTCTGCGCACCGCTGTCTTCCACCGGTTGGGCGAGCGCAGCGCTCAGCGCAATCAGCAGGCCTGCGATGAGTGAAACGGTGGCAAGGGTCGGAAAGGAAATCGAACGCTTCATGACAGGTT
This window encodes:
- a CDS encoding EF-hand domain-containing protein is translated as MKRSISFPTLATVSLIAGLLIALSAALAQPVEDSGAQTRPYVDPMVIGDSTLARCTSMFRILDANRDGYITRDEARKSAETTASWKRLDDDLNDRLSFDEFCAASAPGP